From the genome of Virgibacillus siamensis, one region includes:
- a CDS encoding GNAT family N-acetyltransferase, which produces MGKFTFKDTDTIGHLITENELYEQYHYPEMPIRFDSNFIEFRRMPTLNEFKQTESFLRNFHSDHNQYHLRFYFADNAKPAGELLEYIINNNYDIGYMELYGIDPKQFPEVPENHDIQVEEVTDITLDDYLKLQYETDMEFGESFAKQKVDMNKRQFADKQYVQIIAYYHDAPAGTMNIYAGDKAVEIENLDVRDEFQRKGIGSQLQWFAMDRYQDSSIILIADGEDTPREMYQKQNYRYLSYKYELLKILK; this is translated from the coding sequence GTGGGGAAGTTTACATTTAAAGATACGGACACGATTGGTCATTTAATAACAGAAAATGAACTATATGAGCAATATCATTATCCGGAGATGCCTATACGGTTTGACAGCAATTTTATTGAATTCAGGCGAATGCCAACGTTGAATGAATTTAAACAGACAGAATCATTTCTGAGAAATTTTCACAGCGATCATAACCAGTACCATCTTCGCTTTTATTTTGCGGATAATGCGAAACCGGCTGGTGAATTGCTGGAATACATCATTAACAATAACTATGACATCGGGTACATGGAATTGTATGGAATTGATCCGAAACAATTTCCGGAAGTGCCGGAAAATCATGACATACAAGTCGAAGAAGTAACTGACATAACGCTGGATGATTACCTGAAGCTGCAATATGAAACTGATATGGAATTTGGTGAATCATTTGCTAAGCAGAAGGTGGACATGAACAAGCGGCAGTTCGCGGATAAGCAATATGTGCAAATCATAGCATACTATCATGATGCTCCCGCAGGCACAATGAATATTTATGCTGGTGATAAGGCAGTGGAAATTGAAAATCTCGATGTACGGGATGAATTTCAACGGAAAGGAATCGGTTCACAACTGCAGTGGTTTGCCATGGATCGTTACCAGGATTCAAGCATCATCCTGATAGCAGACGGTGAAGACACACCGCGTGAAATGTATCAAAAGCAGAATTACCGGTATCTTAGCTACAAATACGAGTTATTAAAAATTCTAAAGTAA